Proteins from a genomic interval of Microcoleus sp. bin38.metabat.b11b12b14.051:
- a CDS encoding GAF domain-containing protein: MSGDRLQNIVNRLTERLNRDVLIEKSLYEIREVLQSDRAVLYYFYRKWQGRVTCEMLSAIELSILGSTGPDECFNGEYAALYEAGRVRAITDIETEPIHQCHREFLHSMKVRANLSVPILTKKGLWGLLIAHQCSGPRTWLRSDIEFMQKQAQNMAMSPTIQDS, encoded by the coding sequence ATGTCTGGCGATCGCCTGCAAAACATTGTAAACCGCTTGACAGAACGTCTCAACCGCGACGTATTAATCGAAAAGTCCCTCTACGAGATTCGAGAAGTTTTGCAGAGCGATCGCGCCGTGCTGTATTATTTTTACCGGAAGTGGCAAGGGCGAGTGACTTGTGAGATGCTAAGTGCGATCGAACTCTCAATCTTGGGATCAACCGGGCCAGACGAGTGTTTCAACGGCGAATACGCTGCTTTGTATGAAGCGGGCCGAGTCAGAGCAATTACAGATATTGAAACAGAGCCAATTCACCAATGTCACCGAGAGTTTCTGCACAGCATGAAGGTGCGCGCGAATTTATCTGTGCCAATTTTAACGAAAAAAGGACTGTGGGGGCTGTTAATTGCTCATCAATGCAGTGGGCCGCGCACTTGGTTGCGATCGGACATTGAATTCATGCAAAAACAAGCACAAAATATGGCAATGTCTCCCACAATTCAAGATAGTTAA
- a CDS encoding retroviral-like aspartic protease family protein, whose product MQSTTKNLIGKVITTLAIQNLIDQADAERGMIPVEQIRYVTLENVLVDTGATTLCLPKDVIARLGLKILKQVVVETATGISEARIFQDAKISLCGREGTFECLELPEGKTPLLGVIPMEALGIEVDLKHQSLKVLPDGPTETYLTIL is encoded by the coding sequence ATGCAATCAACTACTAAAAACCTCATAGGAAAAGTTATAACAACGCTAGCGATTCAAAATCTGATAGATCAGGCTGATGCCGAACGAGGCATGATTCCAGTAGAGCAAATCAGGTATGTTACTCTAGAAAATGTTTTGGTGGATACGGGCGCGACAACTTTGTGTTTGCCGAAAGATGTCATTGCGAGACTGGGTTTGAAAATTCTTAAGCAAGTGGTTGTTGAAACTGCAACTGGCATTAGCGAGGCGAGGATTTTTCAAGATGCTAAAATTTCTCTGTGCGGGCGCGAAGGCACTTTTGAGTGTTTAGAATTACCAGAGGGGAAAACTCCACTGTTAGGTGTAATTCCAATGGAAGCGCTGGGAATTGAAGTGGATTTGAAGCATCAAAGTTTGAAGGTTTTGCCCGACGGGCCGACGGAAACATATTTGACAATTCTTTAA
- a CDS encoding GTP-binding protein: MSQSTITAVAGPPGSGKTTWIRQQLAAETAPVLYFCPGSGNVPIDQTCIAAEFSQIKTLTDGEESLLAKHLENGVSAYIELGFHLQLTTLENLLQAFPSRRISVVPPEIKDTEWHQWGDVIVEGIAVSGEVDKLSIWRSPASGQVLDPASLDLFWYEEMTQGAYGKVHRAKGIFDIADGRSFYFDFAAKFQETAHEELQIPRWLEGRPQRFSGIEIVGENLDKTALGQTLEDCCLSEAVMLNYQQQVKESLLLGEEETS, translated from the coding sequence ATGAGTCAATCTACAATCACCGCCGTAGCGGGCCCGCCCGGAAGCGGCAAAACTACCTGGATTCGACAGCAGCTAGCAGCGGAGACAGCACCCGTGCTGTATTTCTGCCCCGGAAGCGGCAATGTGCCGATCGACCAAACCTGCATCGCCGCCGAATTTAGCCAAATCAAAACCCTGACAGACGGCGAAGAGTCCCTACTCGCCAAACACCTAGAAAACGGCGTTTCAGCCTACATCGAACTGGGATTTCACCTGCAACTGACAACGCTAGAAAACCTGCTCCAAGCCTTCCCCAGTCGCCGGATCAGCGTAGTGCCCCCGGAAATCAAAGACACCGAATGGCATCAGTGGGGCGATGTAATTGTAGAAGGAATAGCCGTCAGCGGGGAAGTGGACAAACTATCGATTTGGCGTAGCCCCGCCAGCGGCCAAGTCCTCGATCCAGCCAGCCTCGATCTGTTTTGGTACGAAGAAATGACCCAAGGAGCCTACGGCAAAGTTCACAGAGCCAAAGGCATCTTTGACATAGCCGACGGGCGATCGTTCTACTTCGACTTCGCCGCTAAATTTCAAGAAACCGCCCACGAAGAATTGCAAATTCCCCGCTGGCTCGAAGGCCGTCCCCAAAGATTTAGCGGCATAGAAATAGTCGGCGAAAATCTCGACAAAACAGCATTAGGACAAACCCTAGAAGATTGCTGTCTGTCCGAAGCAGTCATGTTGAATTACCAGCAACAAGTCAAAGAATCACTATTATTAGGAGAAGAAGAAACATCATGA
- a CDS encoding calcium-binding protein — protein sequence MSSVIKGTDFNDNNTVNGDGKLHKSLVGDDFTINGQGQIQISNDTIYGYKGDDILSGRGGDDILYGGFGSDNLDGGAGNDKLYGEAGEDFLYGGGGADTLSGGLHNDYLFGGSGKDYLIGGDGNDYLDGANFSGAGNGIGGGSESDSLAGGAGADTFVLGNVDNVYYLGTGYATITDFSLAEDKIQIKGNLADGYSLKAGDWNGNNVQDTGIFYKDNLIGVVRDKNLANVNHNQVFLSAPPIPQ from the coding sequence ATGTCATCAGTTATCAAAGGCACTGACTTCAACGACAACAACACTGTCAACGGCGACGGAAAACTCCACAAATCCTTAGTTGGAGATGATTTTACAATCAACGGTCAAGGTCAAATTCAGATTTCAAATGATACAATCTACGGCTATAAAGGCGATGATATCTTGTCAGGTCGCGGCGGAGATGACATCCTCTACGGTGGCTTCGGCAGCGATAACCTAGATGGCGGCGCGGGTAATGATAAATTATACGGCGAAGCTGGCGAGGATTTCCTGTATGGAGGAGGCGGTGCAGATACACTGTCTGGCGGCCTTCACAACGATTATCTATTCGGAGGAAGCGGCAAAGATTATCTGATTGGCGGGGATGGTAACGATTATCTTGACGGTGCTAATTTTTCGGGTGCTGGTAACGGTATCGGCGGCGGTAGTGAATCCGATTCTCTCGCCGGTGGCGCGGGTGCGGACACATTTGTACTCGGCAATGTTGATAATGTTTACTATCTCGGCACTGGCTATGCTACGATTACCGATTTTAGTTTAGCTGAAGACAAAATCCAGATTAAAGGTAATTTAGCAGACGGCTATTCTCTCAAGGCTGGCGATTGGAACGGCAACAATGTTCAAGATACTGGTATCTTCTACAAGGACAATTTGATTGGGGTTGTGCGCGACAAAAACTTAGCTAATGTTAACCATAATCAAGTATTTTTGTCCGCGCCTCCCATCCCTCAATAG
- a CDS encoding chlorophyll a/b-binding protein: MSSPKLVIDDQGLLNNFAVEPKMYVDTTVSTGFTKYAEKVNGRFAMIGFVSLLATEFLTRQSLISFLKDALGQGDRLHKFKIIFVE; encoded by the coding sequence ATGAGCTCACCTAAACTTGTGATTGACGACCAAGGCCTGCTGAACAACTTCGCAGTCGAGCCTAAGATGTATGTAGACACGACAGTCAGCACTGGGTTTACCAAGTACGCCGAGAAAGTTAACGGACGTTTTGCGATGATCGGATTTGTTTCCTTGCTGGCGACAGAATTTTTGACCAGACAGAGCTTGATCAGCTTCCTCAAAGATGCTTTAGGCCAGGGCGATCGGTTACATAAATTTAAGATAATCTTCGTTGAATAG
- a CDS encoding SWIM zinc finger domain-containing protein: protein MPIPKLSETIIKNNSSERSLNRAEDYYLGGNVTNAVLRGNMVQATVYGSQSQAYSVSLPFTHAGLTSGVFCTCPYDSDGWCKHIIATLFLCLREPEKIEQGERLEDLLSSLNDAQIYELVEHLVDNEPLLINAIAQYVNSNAISAPTNQPTKIPRRSAIDPALFRRQVREIFRKAEDYCEYEYDYDEEDLITEEILELIDQAQEFSKHGDGKNALVILEAITSGCVDDWHDVEEYGFESSQITNALDEAWTEAILTAELTAEEEIDFQVMLEGWNDEWDCDFSMSLEALRQGWDYPPLQQILEGNINGEGIWDVDAPDYAHDLTLIRLQIFDRQNRDAEYLYLAQAEGCTQQYLTMLARLDRIEEAVEAATTEMTSSGEAFALVQILEQDGYSKEALIICQLGLDLPGNDNYKLAVSMNDLAVELGENEIALKAKIRIFEIEPSLKDYLLIQKLSGERWSTLKADFLADFKTNKNYGDTEAQVDIWLHEGLIEDAIGLVDTSYGSKVVHQVMEAAIFHNPDWVIANACRRAESIVDQMKSAQYDIAIEWLEKAYTAYLKNGRNAEWSAYRAELMEVHGRKRKFIGLLKSAGLS, encoded by the coding sequence ATGCCCATTCCCAAACTCAGCGAAACGATCATCAAGAATAACAGTTCTGAGCGATCGCTCAACCGAGCCGAAGATTACTATCTCGGTGGCAATGTTACTAACGCCGTCCTCCGTGGCAATATGGTGCAAGCAACAGTATACGGTTCTCAATCTCAAGCCTACAGTGTTAGCCTGCCCTTTACTCATGCCGGATTAACATCTGGAGTATTCTGCACTTGTCCTTACGATAGCGATGGATGGTGCAAACATATTATCGCTACGCTGTTTTTGTGTCTGCGAGAACCAGAAAAAATTGAACAGGGCGAGAGGCTGGAAGACTTGCTTTCTAGCCTCAACGACGCCCAAATCTATGAGTTAGTAGAGCATTTAGTGGACAACGAACCGTTGCTCATAAATGCGATCGCACAATACGTTAACTCAAACGCTATCTCTGCGCCGACGAACCAACCGACTAAAATACCGCGCCGCAGTGCGATCGATCCTGCTCTCTTTCGGCGACAAGTACGAGAAATTTTCCGAAAGGCTGAGGATTATTGCGAGTATGAATATGACTATGATGAAGAAGACCTGATTACAGAAGAAATTTTAGAGCTGATTGATCAAGCCCAGGAATTTAGCAAACACGGAGATGGTAAAAATGCTTTAGTAATTTTAGAAGCAATTACGTCTGGTTGCGTTGATGATTGGCATGACGTAGAAGAATATGGTTTTGAAAGTTCTCAAATAACTAATGCTTTAGATGAAGCTTGGACAGAAGCCATTTTGACTGCTGAGCTAACTGCTGAAGAAGAAATAGATTTCCAGGTGATGTTAGAAGGTTGGAACGATGAATGGGATTGTGATTTTAGCATGAGCTTGGAAGCTTTACGCCAAGGTTGGGACTATCCGCCACTCCAGCAGATACTGGAAGGAAACATTAATGGGGAAGGGATTTGGGATGTTGACGCACCAGATTATGCTCATGACTTAACCTTGATTCGATTGCAAATTTTCGATCGCCAAAATCGCGACGCAGAATACTTATACCTAGCCCAAGCAGAAGGCTGTACTCAGCAATATCTGACCATGTTAGCTCGTTTGGACAGAATAGAAGAAGCTGTGGAAGCTGCTACAACTGAGATGACATCCTCGGGAGAAGCTTTTGCTCTCGTTCAAATTTTAGAACAAGACGGATACTCAAAAGAAGCTCTCATAATTTGTCAACTTGGCTTAGATTTGCCTGGTAATGACAATTACAAACTCGCAGTCTCTATGAATGACTTGGCTGTTGAATTGGGAGAAAATGAAATTGCTTTAAAGGCGAAAATCAGGATTTTTGAAATAGAACCTTCCCTGAAAGATTATCTGTTAATACAGAAGTTGTCAGGAGAGCGTTGGTCAACCTTGAAAGCAGATTTCCTGGCAGACTTCAAAACTAATAAAAATTACGGTGATACTGAAGCGCAGGTTGATATTTGGCTGCACGAGGGACTGATTGAAGATGCGATCGGCCTGGTTGACACATCCTACGGCTCAAAAGTGGTTCACCAAGTCATGGAGGCCGCAATCTTCCATAACCCCGATTGGGTAATCGCCAATGCTTGTCGGCGTGCAGAATCGATTGTAGATCAAATGAAATCAGCCCAGTACGACATTGCAATTGAGTGGTTGGAAAAAGCCTACACTGCGTATTTGAAAAATGGGCGCAATGCAGAGTGGTCTGCCTATCGTGCTGAACTTATGGAAGTACACGGTCGGAAGCGGAAATTCATCGGGCTGCTCAAAAGTGCAGGTTTAAGTTGA
- a CDS encoding alpha/beta hydrolase, protein MSVVEAAWKHEFITTNNIKLHYVTQGSGPLMLMLHGFPEFWYSWRHQIPEFASDYQVVAVDLRGYNDSDKPKDKSAYVMAEFVQDVKGVIQGLGYESCVLVSHDWGGAIAWSFAYAYPEMVDKLIVMNIPHPAKFAEGLRTRQQLLKSWYIFLFQLPFLPEFLIKLGDYRAIDRALRGMAVDKSTFTPFDIQAYKDAAAKPGALTATINYYRNIARGFVDRPHWDVLEVPTLMIWGENDRALGKELTYDTADYVRHFQIQYIPNCSHWVQQEKPQLVNRYMRDFLASKAV, encoded by the coding sequence ATGTCTGTCGTAGAAGCTGCTTGGAAACACGAATTTATTACTACAAATAACATCAAACTGCACTATGTGACTCAAGGCTCTGGGCCGCTGATGCTGATGCTGCACGGATTTCCTGAATTCTGGTATTCTTGGCGCCATCAAATCCCGGAATTTGCATCAGATTATCAAGTTGTGGCTGTGGATCTCAGAGGTTACAACGACAGCGACAAACCCAAAGATAAATCAGCTTACGTGATGGCGGAGTTTGTGCAAGATGTCAAGGGAGTTATTCAGGGTTTGGGATACGAAAGTTGCGTCTTAGTTAGCCACGATTGGGGAGGGGCGATCGCCTGGAGTTTTGCTTATGCTTATCCTGAGATGGTGGATAAATTAATTGTGATGAATATACCGCATCCCGCAAAGTTTGCTGAAGGGTTGCGTACTCGCCAACAATTGCTCAAAAGTTGGTACATCTTTTTATTTCAGTTGCCATTTTTGCCGGAATTTTTAATTAAGTTGGGCGACTATCGGGCGATCGATCGCGCTTTACGAGGCATGGCAGTTGACAAAAGCACCTTTACCCCATTCGATATCCAAGCTTACAAAGATGCGGCTGCCAAACCTGGCGCTCTGACTGCTACTATCAATTATTACCGGAATATTGCTCGCGGATTTGTCGATCGCCCGCATTGGGATGTCCTCGAAGTTCCGACGCTGATGATTTGGGGCGAAAACGATCGCGCCCTCGGCAAAGAGTTAACCTACGATACCGCAGATTATGTGCGGCATTTTCAGATTCAGTATATTCCCAATTGCAGCCACTGGGTGCAACAGGAAAAGCCGCAGTTAGTGAATCGGTACATGAGAGATTTTTTGGCAAGCAAAGCTGTTTGA
- the uvrA gene encoding excinuclease ABC subunit UvrA: MSQRAKTSKSQPSASHNGHNVTTSNSNSQNTIRIRGARQHNLKNIDLELPRDRLIVFTGVSGSGKSSLAFDTIFAEGQRRYVESLSAYARQFLGQLDKPDVDAIEGLSPAISIDQKSTSHNPRSTVGTVTEIYDYLRLLYGRAGEPHCPICDRCIAPQTIDEMCDRVMALPDGTRFHLLAPVVRGKKGTHRKLLSSLASEGFIRVKVNGEILELSENIELDKNHTHNIEIVVDRLVKKPGLEERLVDSLSTCLRHSEGIAIVEELPADENSEPANGPIVFSENFACPEHGAVMEELSPRLFSFNSPYGACPNCHGLGSLRTFAPELVIPDEKAPLYCAIAPWSDKDNSYYLSLLCSVADACGFDIDTPWFRLRPEHQRVILYGNESKQTADSKKRDSNTSDLRRDFKGVISMLQRQYDDTGSDLIKQKLEQYRVDRSCDVCQGKRLKPEALSVRLGQYGIVDLTGISIRDCRERVNNLGLSDRQFQISDLALREIKARLQFLLDVGLDYLTLDRAAMTLSGGEAQRIRLATQIGSGLTGVLYVLDEPSIGLHQRDNFRLLQTLTKLRDLGNTLIVVEHDEETMRAADHIVDIGPGAGVHGGKIISQGSLENLLAAEESLTGAYLSGKRVIETPNERRKGNGKALSIKNATRNNLKNVDVEIPLGKLVCVTGVSGSGKSTLINELLYPSLQHYLTKKVPLPPDMDALKTKGERSLEDVVDKVIVIDQSPIGRTPRSNPATYTGVFDVIRDLFCETIEAKTRGYKAGQFSFNVKGGRCEACGGQGVNVISMNFLPDVYVQCEVCKGARYNRETLQVKYKGKSISDVLNMTVEEALEMFKNIPRAAMRLQTLLDVGLGYIQLGQPAPTLSGGEAQRVKLATELSRRATGKTLYLIDEPTTGLSFYDVHHLLNVLQRLVDKGNSILVIEHNLDVIRCCDWAIDLGPEGGDKGGEIIVAGTPEEVAANPRSYTGKYLQAVLQQHPLGSGVDKTAIEIAPIQTKPASAG, encoded by the coding sequence ATGTCCCAACGCGCCAAAACCTCAAAAAGTCAGCCAAGTGCATCCCACAACGGGCATAATGTGACGACTTCTAACTCCAACAGCCAAAATACGATTCGGATTCGCGGTGCGAGACAGCACAACCTTAAGAATATCGATTTGGAATTGCCGCGCGATCGACTGATCGTGTTTACTGGCGTTTCCGGTTCCGGTAAGTCTTCCCTGGCTTTCGATACAATTTTTGCCGAGGGACAGCGCCGCTACGTGGAGTCTCTCAGCGCCTACGCCCGCCAGTTTTTGGGACAGTTGGACAAGCCGGATGTGGATGCGATCGAGGGGTTGAGCCCTGCTATTTCGATCGACCAAAAGTCAACTTCTCACAACCCGCGATCGACTGTCGGCACTGTTACAGAAATTTACGATTATCTCAGATTACTCTACGGCAGAGCTGGCGAACCGCACTGTCCGATTTGCGATCGCTGCATTGCGCCGCAGACAATTGATGAAATGTGCGATCGAGTCATGGCTCTTCCCGACGGTACTCGCTTTCACTTGCTAGCGCCTGTGGTACGCGGAAAAAAAGGCACTCACCGCAAATTGCTGTCGAGTTTAGCTTCCGAAGGATTTATTCGGGTGAAAGTTAACGGAGAAATTTTAGAACTTTCGGAAAATATCGAATTAGATAAAAATCATACGCATAACATCGAGATAGTTGTTGACAGGTTAGTTAAAAAACCTGGTTTAGAAGAACGTTTAGTGGATTCTCTCTCGACTTGTTTGCGCCATTCTGAGGGAATTGCGATCGTCGAAGAGTTACCTGCTGACGAAAATTCCGAACCAGCAAATGGGCCGATCGTCTTTTCGGAAAACTTTGCTTGTCCCGAACACGGCGCGGTAATGGAAGAACTTTCGCCCCGGTTGTTTTCGTTTAATTCGCCCTACGGCGCGTGCCCAAACTGCCACGGTTTGGGGAGTTTGCGAACTTTTGCGCCCGAGTTGGTGATTCCCGACGAGAAAGCGCCTCTTTATTGTGCGATCGCCCCTTGGTCAGACAAAGACAACTCCTATTATCTCTCTTTGCTGTGCAGTGTTGCTGATGCTTGCGGGTTTGATATCGATACTCCTTGGTTCCGCTTGAGGCCCGAACACCAGCGGGTGATTTTGTATGGTAACGAGTCAAAACAAACCGCAGACAGCAAGAAACGAGACAGCAACACCAGCGATTTGAGGAGAGATTTTAAAGGTGTAATTTCCATGTTGCAGCGCCAGTACGACGATACTGGGTCTGATTTGATCAAACAGAAACTGGAACAGTATCGGGTCGATCGCTCTTGCGACGTGTGTCAGGGTAAGCGGTTGAAGCCAGAGGCGCTGTCGGTACGGTTGGGACAGTATGGCATTGTCGATTTAACGGGAATTTCGATTCGCGACTGTCGCGAACGAGTCAATAATTTGGGATTGAGCGATCGGCAATTCCAAATATCCGATTTAGCTCTGAGAGAAATCAAAGCAAGGCTGCAATTTTTGCTCGATGTCGGGTTAGATTACCTGACATTAGACCGTGCAGCAATGACACTTTCCGGCGGAGAAGCCCAGCGAATTCGCCTCGCCACTCAAATCGGTTCTGGTTTGACCGGCGTCCTCTACGTTTTAGACGAACCCAGCATCGGACTGCACCAAAGAGACAACTTTAGGTTGCTGCAAACCCTAACAAAGTTGCGCGATTTAGGCAATACTTTGATTGTGGTAGAACACGATGAAGAAACTATGCGTGCCGCCGACCACATTGTCGATATCGGCCCCGGCGCAGGCGTTCACGGCGGCAAAATCATCTCGCAAGGAAGCTTAGAAAACTTGCTGGCGGCCGAAGAATCTTTGACTGGTGCTTATCTGTCAGGAAAACGAGTAATTGAAACTCCCAATGAAAGAAGAAAAGGCAACGGTAAAGCTCTCTCGATCAAAAATGCGACCCGCAACAACTTAAAAAACGTCGATGTGGAAATTCCACTGGGAAAACTCGTCTGCGTGACAGGCGTTTCCGGTTCAGGAAAATCAACTTTAATCAACGAATTGTTGTATCCGTCACTGCAACACTATCTGACTAAAAAAGTTCCTTTGCCGCCCGATATGGACGCCCTAAAAACCAAGGGCGAACGTTCTCTAGAGGATGTAGTTGATAAGGTAATTGTAATAGATCAATCTCCCATCGGCCGCACTCCACGTTCCAATCCTGCTACTTACACCGGAGTCTTTGATGTGATTCGAGATTTGTTTTGCGAAACCATTGAAGCGAAGACAAGAGGTTACAAAGCCGGACAGTTTTCTTTTAACGTGAAAGGTGGAAGGTGCGAAGCTTGCGGCGGTCAAGGAGTGAACGTAATTTCGATGAATTTTCTGCCGGATGTTTACGTGCAGTGCGAAGTTTGTAAGGGCGCGCGGTACAACAGGGAAACGCTGCAAGTGAAGTATAAAGGCAAGTCAATTTCTGATGTTTTGAACATGACTGTTGAGGAAGCTTTGGAGATGTTTAAAAATATTCCCAGGGCGGCCATGAGACTACAAACTTTGCTTGATGTTGGCTTGGGTTACATTCAGTTAGGACAGCCCGCACCGACGCTTTCTGGGGGCGAAGCGCAGCGCGTGAAGTTGGCAACTGAACTGTCGCGCCGCGCTACTGGGAAGACGTTGTATTTGATTGATGAACCGACGACTGGCTTGTCGTTTTATGACGTTCACCATTTGTTAAATGTGCTGCAAAGATTGGTGGATAAGGGGAATTCAATTTTGGTCATCGAACACAATTTGGATGTGATTCGGTGCTGCGATTGGGCGATCGATTTAGGCCCGGAAGGAGGAGATAAGGGAGGAGAAATTATTGTGGCGGGAACGCCGGAGGAGGTGGCGGCAAATCCGAGGTCTTATACTGGCAAGTATTTGCAAGCTGTTTTGCAGCAGCATCCATTAGGGAGTGGTGTAGATAAGACGGCGATTGAAATCGCTCCTATACAAACAAAACCCGCCTCCGCGGGTTGA
- a CDS encoding serine hydrolase: MKIAGYRPKINRLFCTTVTLIAASLLGSLGKVSESNNNIALAEETIPVSGSGDAQLQPILQSLTEFMRYRCVGAAVLGVSVKGKPVGVWGLGRMKGRSTNNSNPACGDDMQSPLSAIVPADTPMRMGSISKPVTFAMVRWALKQTARDRAGLDLTDEQIEGMKLFDPQHYPPLIPGLNKQYPVAIIPEKLHALFSGKVKFSVAIKDTNCGNLNSGFADKQWQNVTLGHLLSHRSGLQRSAPRYGEDITANLPVLRNLKTPADFKSQEQILVNEWGNKSVSSAKNQLGISANAGYFLPSASLEETLIVLAGRCLQYPLGQYHYSNTSPAFPTIILQQVVASGRYAAKTGKLETHQGSALEVFFKTELGIPTTATKGIFMSQGVEDFGDREPEKRHWNGQNYYGKGWDLKRPHCILNGSFCDFSRWINPQPGTINWSWNLSQVPFARRSTDLSPGTGSLAAEAGVFLKFMSEYWVGGYENNPRIGEKRNNVWNRYTAHNGALDGTEAWAIQLGGNSNPKEWKLPPVDDKGRILDDFANLQMYAGILPDGVDIFVAVNQRADKKCVNAKGYNCGDAYGLLNNFILYGASRVNWNMVAPSAVVK; this comes from the coding sequence ATGAAGATTGCGGGCTATCGACCAAAAATCAACAGACTTTTCTGCACAACTGTGACCTTAATTGCAGCTAGCCTCTTAGGAAGTTTGGGAAAGGTTTCCGAGTCCAACAACAACATAGCTTTAGCGGAAGAAACCATCCCCGTTAGCGGTAGCGGTGACGCGCAACTTCAGCCGATTTTGCAATCCCTAACTGAATTTATGCGCTACCGCTGCGTCGGTGCGGCTGTCCTCGGTGTTTCTGTCAAAGGTAAGCCGGTGGGTGTTTGGGGTTTGGGGCGGATGAAAGGCCGATCGACAAATAACTCAAATCCGGCTTGCGGCGACGATATGCAGAGTCCTCTGAGTGCGATCGTACCCGCAGATACCCCCATGCGGATGGGCAGTATCAGCAAGCCTGTTACCTTTGCGATGGTGCGCTGGGCGCTAAAACAGACGGCGCGCGATCGGGCAGGCTTAGACCTGACTGACGAGCAAATCGAAGGAATGAAATTGTTCGATCCGCAGCATTATCCGCCGCTAATTCCCGGTTTGAACAAGCAATATCCAGTAGCAATTATCCCTGAAAAATTGCACGCCTTATTTTCGGGAAAAGTAAAATTTTCCGTGGCAATTAAAGACACTAATTGTGGCAATCTTAACTCGGGGTTTGCAGACAAACAGTGGCAAAACGTCACCCTCGGACACCTGCTATCGCATCGATCGGGACTTCAGCGGAGCGCGCCCAGATACGGCGAAGATATCACCGCAAATTTGCCAGTCCTCCGAAATCTTAAAACCCCAGCCGACTTTAAATCACAAGAGCAGATACTTGTCAATGAATGGGGCAACAAATCTGTCAGTTCCGCTAAAAATCAACTCGGCATCTCTGCTAACGCAGGCTATTTTTTGCCTAGTGCTTCTTTAGAAGAAACTCTGATAGTTTTGGCTGGGCGCTGCCTTCAGTATCCTCTCGGTCAATATCATTATTCTAATACCAGTCCGGCATTTCCTACAATTATATTGCAGCAGGTTGTAGCTTCCGGCAGATATGCTGCTAAAACGGGTAAACTAGAAACTCATCAAGGCTCTGCTTTGGAAGTGTTCTTCAAAACAGAGTTGGGAATTCCTACAACGGCTACCAAGGGAATTTTTATGAGCCAAGGAGTAGAAGATTTTGGCGACCGCGAGCCAGAAAAACGCCACTGGAACGGGCAAAATTACTATGGTAAGGGATGGGATTTGAAGCGACCGCATTGCATTTTGAATGGCAGCTTTTGCGACTTTTCGAGATGGATAAATCCGCAGCCGGGGACGATAAACTGGTCTTGGAATTTAAGCCAAGTTCCTTTTGCCCGCAGAAGCACAGATTTGAGTCCCGGCACTGGTTCGCTGGCTGCGGAAGCTGGAGTTTTTCTCAAATTTATGTCAGAATATTGGGTGGGTGGTTATGAGAATAATCCGCGCATCGGGGAAAAGCGCAATAATGTTTGGAATCGATATACTGCTCATAACGGAGCGCTTGATGGTACTGAGGCTTGGGCAATTCAATTAGGAGGAAATAGTAATCCGAAAGAGTGGAAATTGCCGCCTGTGGATGATAAAGGTCGCATCCTTGATGATTTTGCTAATCTGCAAATGTATGCGGGCATATTGCCGGATGGAGTTGATATTTTTGTGGCGGTGAATCAGAGGGCGGATAAGAAGTGTGTTAATGCTAAAGGTTACAATTGCGGGGATGCTTACGGACTTTTGAATAATTTTATTTTGTACGGTGCTTCTCGGGTAAATTGGAATATGGTTGCACCGAGTGCTGTGGTAAAATAA